The Flavobacterium galactosidilyticum nucleotide sequence CCCAAAAATTATATCATTTTGACTTTACATCGTCCATCGAATGTTGATGAGGAGCAATCATTGATTCAACTTTTACAAGGAATTGATACAATGGTTGGAGACAAAAAAGTGATTTTTCCTCTTCATCCAAGAACAAAAGCGATTTTAGGCGATACCAAGTTGAACTTGAAAAATATCGTCTTTGTTGAACCACAAGGGTATTTGAATTTTATGTTTTTAATTAAAAACAGTTTTGCGGTCATTACAGATTCTGGCGGAATTTCAGAAGAAACTACAGTTTTAGGGATTCCTTGTTTCACCATGCGAAATAACACTGAAAGACCAGAAACGCAAACCATAGGTACGAATACTTTAGTTGGAACATCGATTGCGAATCTAAATAAAATGTTTGGATATTTTCTTCAAAATGGTCCTCGAAACGCAGGAATTCCTGAACTTTGGGACGGTAAAGCATCTGAACGAATAATTGATATTTTACTTTCAAAAAAGTAATGGGCGACATCCTTATCATAACGAATTACTATCCGCCAGAGAAAGGCGCAGCTGCCAATCGCATTGAGCAGCTGGCTTTAAAATTACATCAAAACAAGTATAAAGTTACCGTGCTTTGTCCTTTAGGAAATTATCCCAAAGGCGAATTGTTTCCGCAATATAAGGGTAAATTTTCGGTTACTGAAAATCTTCAAAACATACTTGTTAAACGTCTTTGGATTTATCCAAGCAACAGTAAAAATACGATCAAAAGACTAATATCTGTTTTATCCTTTTCTTTGGGACTGTTTTTTTACTTATTGTTTCAAAAAACACCTCAAAAAGTAGTAGTACAATCACCGCCGTTACTGCTTTCTTTTATTTCCGTTTTTGTTCTTTCGCTGAAGCGCAAAAAAATCATACTCAATGTTTCTGATTTGTGGCCCACTGCTGCCATTGAACTGAATGTTTTAAAAGTAAATTCATTTTCACATCGTATTTCATTATTTTTAGAACGTTTTATCTACAAAAAAGCCCATTTAATTTTGGGACAATCCAAAGAAATCATCACTCACATCCACACTGTTTTTCCTGAAAAGAAATGCTTCTTATACCGCAATTTCCCAGAATATCAAAACGTTAAAATTGATTTAGAAACCCAAAAAAACGAACCTATTAAAATTTTCTACGCCGGTCTTTTTGGTGTTGCGCAAGGCGTTTTAGAATTGTGCGAAAAAATAGATTTAAAAGACCTAAATATCGAGTTACATCTGTTTGGTGATGGCGCAGAAAAAACAGCGATTGAAGCGTTTATTTCATCCGATACAGACCAAAAAAAATTCTTTCATGGAATGTTAGAGCGCAACGCATTACACGAAATATTAAAAACCTTTGATATTGCTATTGTTCCATTGAAAACTAGGATTTATGGCTCCGTTCCTTCAAAGATTTTTGAATATGGTGCATTGGGGTTTCCTATTTTATATTTTGGTGGTGGCGAAGGCGAGAATATCGTAAATGAAAATTCTTTAGGATGGGTTTGTAAGGTTGAAAACTATACCGATTTGAATGAAAAACTAATTGAACTTTCAAAACTAAGTAAATCAGAAATTCACAAAATGAAAAAGACCATATTTAAAAAATCGCAAGAAGTTTTTAATCTTGAAAAGCAGATGAATTATTTGTTGGATAAAGGTGTATTCTAATACGCTTTATCGTCCCCTTTTAGGGTATTAAAAATTGTTTTGAAGATAATCTCTATATCTAAAAGAATAGACCAATTTTCGATGTAAAAAATATCGTATTTCACTCGATTAATAATATCTTCATCGGTTTCTACCTCGCCACGAAATCCTTTAGTTTGCGCTAGTCCAGTAATGCCCGGTTTTACAAAATGGCGCACCATAAATTTATCCACTTTAGAAGCATACAAATTCGCAACACTAACCATGTGAGGCCTTGGTCCTACAACTGACATTTCGTCAAAAAACACATTAAAAAATTGAGGTAGTTCGTCGATACTGGTTTTACGAATAAACTTTCCTATCCGAGTAATACGCGCATCATTTTTAGAAGATAATTCCAAATCAGCGGTGTCATTTATTGCCATAGATCGAAACTTGTAACAATTAAATTTTTTATAATTGAGTCCATTTCTTTTTTGTATAAAAAATACTGGTCCTTTAGATTCCCATTTTATCAAAATAGCCATTATTGGTACCAGCCAAGATAGAATAGCAATGATAATAAATGAGGAAAAAACAAGATCAAAAATTCGTTTGATAAATTTATTAAAACGTTCCTCCTGTAAAATATTTCTCAAAGAAATTACAGGAATATAATCATAAAACTCAAACTTTATATTAGCTGATAAAATTTGATTTCCATCAGGAATAAACTTTAAAGTTTTCAAATTGTTATCGGCAAAATCTATTATATCGGCCATTTCATTCTCTGATAGATCAGCCAAAGAGCAATAAATTTCATCGATTTCTTTTTGGAAAACAAAAGAAAGGCATTCCTTAATTTGCAACTTTTTATCTTCTTTTAATGGAAATATTCTAACTAGTCTATAACCGTAGTCTGGGTTATCTGTAAAAAAATCTTTGAGCGGATTAATTTTCTCTTCATTTCCCAATAAAACTACTGTTCTTGAATTTCCGCCGTATAAAACTCTTAATCTTCTTAAAAAATAATAGATAAAAAGTTTAATAGACAAAACGAGAAGTACTACAGTTATAACAAATAAAACTACCTTTTTTTGATTAAAAAATTCAGAATAATACCTCTCTAATGCGAGACAGAATAAACCAAATAATGCAGTTTGCTTTAATGCGTTATTTAAAATAGTAATAACTCTTGTGTAACGGTAAACTTCATAAAAACCTAAATATACCGCAATAATAAACCATCCAAAACTAATAAGAAATGCATAAAATAATGGTTGTTCGTGAACGGGTACTAAATAAATAGACAAAGCATTGATGATTATAAAATCGATCAGATAAGAAAATGGACGAATATAGCCTGAATATCTTCCTGTTTTTGCTTTCACTACTTTATATAGCTTGAAAAATCTTTATGTTCTTCTTTAGAAAGTTCCTCCTTAGATAAAGATTTGAAATAATCATAGGTAATTTTCATACCTTCTGCACGACCTACTTTAGCTTCCCATCCTAATAAATCCTTTGCTTTAGTAATGTCGGGCTGACGTTGTAAAGGGTCATTTATAGGCAGCGGATGGTACACTACTTTTTGATTGGTTCCCGTCAATTTAATAATTTCTTCAGCAAAATCCTTGATTGTAATTTCGTCTGGATTCCCAATATTTACTGGATAAACGTAATCAGAATGTAATAATCTAAAAATTCCTTCAACTTGATCATCGACATAACAAAATGAGCGTGTTTGCATTCCGTCACCAAAAATCGTTAAATCTTCGCCACGAATTGCTTGTCCGATAAATGCAGGAATAACACGGCCATCATTGAGTCTCATTCTTGGACCATAAGTATTAAAAATTCGCACAATTCTAGTCTCTACACCATGAAAAGTATGATACGCCATTGTAATCGATTCCTGAAAGCGCTTGGCTTCATCGTAAACACCTCTCGGTCCTATTGTATTTACATTTCCATAGTATTCTTCTGTTTGTGGATGAATTAATGGATCACCGTACACTTCAGAAGTTGATGCAATAAGAATTCTAGCATTTTTTACTCTTGCTAATCCTAAAAGATTATGCGTTCCTAAAGAGCCCACTTTTAGTGTTTGAATAGGAATTTTCAAATAATCTATAGGACTTGCAGGCGAAGCAAAATGAAGAATATAATCTACATTACCTGGTACATGGACAAACTTTGTAATATCATGATGATAAAACTCAAAATTTTCTAACTTAAATAGATGTTCAATATTTTTCAAATCTCCCGTAATGAGATTATCCATCCCAATTACAAAATAGCCTTCTTTGATAAAACGATCACAAAGATGTGAACCTAAAAATCCTGCAGCTCCAGTAATAAGTATTCTTTTCATAGTTTTTGAATTTTAGAAACGAAAGAAGATTCGATTTTTACTAAATTATTTAATGCCAAAAATTTGTTCTAATATCTTAATTGTAATCAAATAAGTTGGTTTTACACCCGAAGTTCCAAGTCCGCCAGATGCTAACGTACTTCCAGTTTCTAAAGGATTATCAGAAGCATAATAGGCATATCTAACTTTGATATCATGCGGAACACTTTTTCTAATTTTTGATGCAGATTGAATGGCTTTTTGGTAATAAGAACCTTCCATTTCTAAACCAATAATTCCCCATGTAGACTCGTGGAAAAATTTTAATAAATCTCTGTTTTGTAATGATGTTCCAAGTACAGTAACCATTGGTCCTGCAAAAACTGCAATATCATTTCCTTCAAACATTTCAGCTGTTAATTCATTTTCGAAATAATAATTATCTGCTGTTCCTTCGTTAATATGTGCGTTAGGAATCATAATATCTCCTTTTCCACCCTCTAGAATTCCCGCTTTTCCCATAATAGATACAGACTCGACATTCAAAAGAATATCTTTTTTATACGGTTTTAATAATTCATCAATGGTTTCATACGCTTGTTCACCAAACGCATAATCCATAACAATCAAAACAGGTTTTTTATCAGTACTATTTGCTGTGGGAAATGAGGTTTTTGACCAATTTATTTTAGCGGTGTCAAAAATTTGAACATCTATATTAGTACCAGAAGCATCTGGCAACGAAAACATACCGCATTTCAAGGCGACTACTGAAACTTGGTTTCGAACTTCGTCAGCACCAGACCTACTCAATTCCTCATATATAAAGAAATCAGATTTATCTTTAAACTTGGTTTTCAAAACTTCCGTGGCAAAAATAGAGTTCATCACAGAGTGCATATTAGCACTAATCACGTGAATTGGACGGTCTAAAAGTTGGTTTTCTTCTAAAACCTTCTTAATGTTTGTAGCCCATATTTCACCGTGAATGTGGTGTCCCAATCGCTCTCTTAATATTGGGCTAAAGGTAATCGTCCTTTTATTATCATCAACAATTTCTTCAATGGCGAGTTTTCCTAACCAATAAATAACATGCAAAAACCGGTCTGGCGCAGCTACTGAACCAAAAGCGTCATAAATATCCAAAACTTCCTCAAATGTTCTCCCTAGAATATTTGCAGCGTGCGAAATGGCTTTTTCTTTCTCTACAAGAGTCAGCTTTTTCTTTTGAGAAACGGCTTGTTCTAGTTTGAACCAATCGCGTGAAACTTCGCCGGCATCATCCAGCAAAACTCGATTTCTAATTTTATGTGATTCAATAAAGATAAATGTCAAGTGCGTCAAAATATCATAAATATCCGAGCGTCCGCGCGTAATTTCCACATTCATTTGCTCCTCGTCAATACGATAGCAATTTCTACGTCTTTTTGGCGGTACAATTGCTTGAAAATGTGATTTAGAATAGCCCTCTTCAGAAGTCAAATTGATAAATCTACATTCTTCAATTCCTACCGGAAGCCGCTCAATTACATATAAAAGTCCATTTAGTTCTACTTTTTCCTCACCAATATTTCCATAAATTTCCGGACGCAACGCTAATAATGCTTCACGTAAGGTATCTCCAGAAACACCCATAGGTTTATAAAATCCTCTATTGAATAAATGGCGCATCGTAATGTACATTTTTTCAATAGCTGCTGATGATTCTTGTGCTCTAGAACGAGATATGTTTTTTGTTTCTTTCATTTTCTACTTTTTTTCTAACCTTCAAATATAAGTTATTTATTCCTTTTTTAGTAAATCCACAATCTTTCTATCATTAGAAAGTCTAGGGATTTTATTTTGTCCGCCAAGTTTTCCTATTGATTTCATATAATCTTGAAAACCGTTCTTAATTACTGGAGTAACCACTAGTTTTTGCAACACTTTGCCCACGATTAGATCGTCGTAGTACATATTTTGTTTTCTCATGGCGTTGTCTATCGCTTCCGCAAAAGCTACGCTGTCCTCTGGTTCATTCTCGAATTCAATAAACCATTCATGATAAGGCAAACCAATAGCTGGCGAAATTTGTGGCGCAACGGTAAATTCATTTATTCGAACAGTAGTACCTACTATAGCTTCTTGCAGCGCACTTTCAACTTCCTTGCCAATAACATGTTCTCCAAAAGCCGAGATATAATGTTTAATTCTACCAGAAACAATGATTCGATAGGGTTTTAAAGATACAAATTGAACAGTATCACCAATATTATATCCCCAAAGTCCTGCATTTGTTGAAATAATCAAAACATAATTTACACCTAGTTCTATTTCGCCAATCGTATATCGTTTTGGTCCCGAATCTTCAGAATCAGTATGAAATTCGTCGCTTTTTATAAATTCATAAAAAATTCCTGCGTTCAATAGTAGTAACATTCCCTTTTCCTTTTGAGAATCTTGGTAGGCAAAAAATCCTTCCGATGCTGGAAATAACTCTATACTATCCACTTTCCTGCCTATTAAATTTTCGAATTTAGCACGATATGGTTCATAATTTACACCTCCGTAAATGAACAAATTGAAATTTTTGAAGATTTCACCCACTGGTTTTCCTCCTTTTTGATGCAATTTCTCAAAATACATTTGCACCCAAGAAGGAATCCCTGAAATCACAGACATATTTTCGTGGAATGTTTCCTCGACAATAGCATTTACTTTAGTTTCCCAATCTTCAATACAGTTAGTTTCCCACGAAGGCATTCTATTTTTTTGAAGATATTTTGGAACAAAATGAGCAACAATTCCAGACAATCGACCTAATTTTACGCCATTTTTTTCTTCTAATATTGGACTTCCTTGCAAGAAAATCATTTTTCCGTCAACAAAATCAGCTTTTCCGGTTTCGTGAATATAGTGTAGGATTGCATTTCTTGCAGCTTCAATATGAAAAGGCATTGATTCCTTAGTAAGAGGAATGTATTTCGCGCCTGAGGTCGTTCCGGAAGTTTTGGCAAAATAAAGTGGTTTTCCTTTCCATAGCACGTTTTCGGCACCTTTTACCACTTGATCTACATAAGACTTTAGCCCTTCGTAATCTCGAACCGGTACGTGCTTAGCAAAATCTGAAGTAGATTTTATTAACTCAAATTGATGATCAATACCAAATTGCGTTTTTTTTGCCTCTTTTATTAATTGCAAAAATACTTTATTTTGAGTCTCAACTGGATTGTTAACCCAAACTTGGGTTTTATTATATATTTTTTGTGCAAACAATTTTGCTGCGATAGATTTTATAGACATAGATGTTTTGGTTTTGCCAAGAAGGCACAAAGGCACAAAATTTTATTGTTTTTATTTTTTACTCTTTTCTTTCTTAGAAACTGGATTCTTACCTATTTGCGCATTTTTTTCTTCTTTAAAAACCTCTTTTCTTAATTCTAATTCTTCCTTGGAGGCTTTTAAAAGTTCAGGTTCTACTGCGGCATCACTAGAAGCAAGTATAGAATCTTTATTGAATTTAGCGTAATCTAACTGTCCAGTCAGTACTTTTTTAATAGAAATAATGTAGGCTTCATTTTTCTTTAGTGCAATTGTCAATGAATCTGATTTTAAAGCAAGTTCAGTAGCATCTTTTTTTAGTTTTGAAGAGGAATATCCTGGTATAAATTCTCTTAAGGGAGTAAAAGCAATAATAAAAGTGGTAACAGTGGTAATAACTATTGCTCCTAAAGTAGCAAGAACAAAGACGTTCATCAAGGTTAGTTTTAAGGAAAAAGTCTCTTCAAAAGTATCCTCGTTTAAAATAATTAAACGTCGTTTATTGAATAAATTTTCCTTGATTTTGGTTCTTTTGAGTCTTTTTTTAGACATACATTTTTATTATTAAACAAATATAACAATTATTGTCATTGCTTGTATTCTGTTCTACTTGCGACAATGAACTAATATAGACTTATTTTTAATAAATTTTTAACGTACTACAAACTAAATAAAAATCAATAAAACAATATACTGTTAACTAATTCTGTATACCTTTGCCTATCTATTTAATACAAATTTGCTGCGGCAATAAATTATTCAATCATGGGAAGATTAGGTGTTACAGAAATCCTGGTTATATTAGCTATAGTTTTATTACTTTTTGGAGGTAAAAAAATTCCAGAATTAATGAAAGGTCTTGGAAATGGAATTAAAGAATTCAAAAATGCTTCTAAAGAAGACCAAGCAGTAGTTAAAAAAGAAGAGGAAACAAAAGAATAAATTTCTTTTCTTTCAATATTAAAAATATCCAAATTCCATAAGTGAGACTTATAGAATTTGGATATTTTTTTTAGTTAAATAATCATTGTCAACTGAATTCTCTTTCTATCTTCATCGACCTCAGTTACTTTTACTTGCACATGTTGGTGTAATTTTACCACTTCATTTACATCATTTACAAAACCTGCTTTGAGTTGTGATATGTGAACTAATCCACTTTCTTTAACGCCAATATCTACAAAACAACCAAAATTGGTAATATTATTAACGATACCTGCTAAAATCATTCCTGTTTTAACATCCTTAATTGATTTTACATTAGGATCAAATTCAAATACTTTAGCTGATTTTCTTGGATCTAATCCCGGTTTTTCAAGTTCTTTAATAATATCTTTCAAACCTAGCAAACCTATCTCGGGTGTGATATAGTTTTCTGGTTTTATTAGAGCTATTTTTTCTGGATTAGCAATTAAATCATTTACAGTCAATTTTAAATCCTTCGCCATTTTTTCAACAATTCCATAGGCTTCTGGATGAACTGCTGAATTATCTAGTGGATTTTTAGCATTCGAAATTCGGATAAAAGCAACGCCTTGCTGATACGCTTTTTCTCCTAATCTTGGCACTTTTTTGAGTTGTTTTCGATCCGTAAATGGACCATTTTCAGAGCGATAAGTAACAATATTTTCGGCCAACTTCTCTCCTATTCCACTCACATAACTCAACAAATGTTTACTTGCCGTATTGATATTAATTCCAACCGAGTTCACGCAACGAATCACGATATTGTCTAATTCTTCTTTCAATTTATTTTGATCTACATCATGCTGGTATTGGCCTACGCCAATAGCTTTTGGATCAATTTTTACCAATTCGGCCAAAGGATCACTCAAACGTCTTCCTATCGAAACCGAACCACGAACGGTAACATCATAATTTGGAAATTCTTCTCTAGCAATTTTAGATGCCGAATAAACCGAGGCTCCAGCTTCAGAAACTATAAATACTTGCACGGGTTTATCAAAAGCAATTTTCTTTATAAAGAATTCTGTTTCTCTTGAAGCAGTTCCGTTTCCTATCGAAATCGCATCAATTTTATAAGAATTGACCATTGAACGGATTTTTTTCATCGCCATTGCTTCCTCTTTTTGGGGTGCATGCGGATAAATAGTTTCGTTGTATAACAAATCCCCTTTTTCATCTAAGCAAACAATTTTGCAACCGCTTCTAAATCCTGGATCAATCGCTAAAATTCGCTTTTCGCCTAATGGCGGTGCTAATAATAACTGTCCTAAATTATTAGCAAAAACCTGAATAGAATTAGCATCAGCTTTAACCTTAGCTTCTTGCAAACTTTCATTAGATATAGCTGGATTTAAAAGGCGTTTAAAACTATCTTCGATAGCAAGTTGCACATGAGAAGTAGAATTGCTTTGTTTTTTCAAAATTATCTCATCAATTAAATCATAGGCTTCGTCTGTATCAACTTCGATTTTCATTTTTACATAACCTTCGTTTTCAGCTCTAAGCATCGCTAATAATCGATGTGGAGGTGTTTTAGATAACGGCTCTGACCATTCAAAATAGTGATTGAATTTTTGAGCATTTTCATCCTCTTTTTTTGATTTTACCACTTTGGTTGAGATTGTCGCTTTCCTTTGATACAATCTACGTAATTGTTTACGAACATAAATGTTTTCGTTAATCCATTCCGCTATAATATCTCTGGCACCTTGCAAAGCCGCTTCTTCATTAATAACATTCTCATTCAAATATTTTGTTGAAATAAAATTGATATCATCATTGCCTTGAGCCATAATAATTTTAGCTAATGGTTCCAATCCATTTTCACGAGCGACATCAGCTTTGGTTTTTTTCTTCTTTTTAAAAGG carries:
- a CDS encoding glycosyltransferase family 4 protein, yielding MGDILIITNYYPPEKGAAANRIEQLALKLHQNKYKVTVLCPLGNYPKGELFPQYKGKFSVTENLQNILVKRLWIYPSNSKNTIKRLISVLSFSLGLFFYLLFQKTPQKVVVQSPPLLLSFISVFVLSLKRKKIILNVSDLWPTAAIELNVLKVNSFSHRISLFLERFIYKKAHLILGQSKEIITHIHTVFPEKKCFLYRNFPEYQNVKIDLETQKNEPIKIFYAGLFGVAQGVLELCEKIDLKDLNIELHLFGDGAEKTAIEAFISSDTDQKKFFHGMLERNALHEILKTFDIAIVPLKTRIYGSVPSKIFEYGALGFPILYFGGGEGENIVNENSLGWVCKVENYTDLNEKLIELSKLSKSEIHKMKKTIFKKSQEVFNLEKQMNYLLDKGVF
- a CDS encoding exopolysaccharide biosynthesis polyprenyl glycosylphosphotransferase → MKAKTGRYSGYIRPFSYLIDFIIINALSIYLVPVHEQPLFYAFLISFGWFIIAVYLGFYEVYRYTRVITILNNALKQTALFGLFCLALERYYSEFFNQKKVVLFVITVVLLVLSIKLFIYYFLRRLRVLYGGNSRTVVLLGNEEKINPLKDFFTDNPDYGYRLVRIFPLKEDKKLQIKECLSFVFQKEIDEIYCSLADLSENEMADIIDFADNNLKTLKFIPDGNQILSANIKFEFYDYIPVISLRNILQEERFNKFIKRIFDLVFSSFIIIAILSWLVPIMAILIKWESKGPVFFIQKRNGLNYKKFNCYKFRSMAINDTADLELSSKNDARITRIGKFIRKTSIDELPQFFNVFFDEMSVVGPRPHMVSVANLYASKVDKFMVRHFVKPGITGLAQTKGFRGEVETDEDIINRVKYDIFYIENWSILLDIEIIFKTIFNTLKGDDKAY
- a CDS encoding UDP-glucuronic acid decarboxylase family protein, with translation MKRILITGAAGFLGSHLCDRFIKEGYFVIGMDNLITGDLKNIEHLFKLENFEFYHHDITKFVHVPGNVDYILHFASPASPIDYLKIPIQTLKVGSLGTHNLLGLARVKNARILIASTSEVYGDPLIHPQTEEYYGNVNTIGPRGVYDEAKRFQESITMAYHTFHGVETRIVRIFNTYGPRMRLNDGRVIPAFIGQAIRGEDLTIFGDGMQTRSFCYVDDQVEGIFRLLHSDYVYPVNIGNPDEITIKDFAEEIIKLTGTNQKVVYHPLPINDPLQRQPDITKAKDLLGWEAKVGRAEGMKITYDYFKSLSKEELSKEEHKDFSSYIK
- a CDS encoding DUF6909 family protein, with amino-acid sequence MKETKNISRSRAQESSAAIEKMYITMRHLFNRGFYKPMGVSGDTLREALLALRPEIYGNIGEEKVELNGLLYVIERLPVGIEECRFINLTSEEGYSKSHFQAIVPPKRRRNCYRIDEEQMNVEITRGRSDIYDILTHLTFIFIESHKIRNRVLLDDAGEVSRDWFKLEQAVSQKKKLTLVEKEKAISHAANILGRTFEEVLDIYDAFGSVAAPDRFLHVIYWLGKLAIEEIVDDNKRTITFSPILRERLGHHIHGEIWATNIKKVLEENQLLDRPIHVISANMHSVMNSIFATEVLKTKFKDKSDFFIYEELSRSGADEVRNQVSVVALKCGMFSLPDASGTNIDVQIFDTAKINWSKTSFPTANSTDKKPVLIVMDYAFGEQAYETIDELLKPYKKDILLNVESVSIMGKAGILEGGKGDIMIPNAHINEGTADNYYFENELTAEMFEGNDIAVFAGPMVTVLGTSLQNRDLLKFFHESTWGIIGLEMEGSYYQKAIQSASKIRKSVPHDIKVRYAYYASDNPLETGSTLASGGLGTSGVKPTYLITIKILEQIFGIK
- a CDS encoding GH3 family domain-containing protein; its protein translation is MSIKSIAAKLFAQKIYNKTQVWVNNPVETQNKVFLQLIKEAKKTQFGIDHQFELIKSTSDFAKHVPVRDYEGLKSYVDQVVKGAENVLWKGKPLYFAKTSGTTSGAKYIPLTKESMPFHIEAARNAILHYIHETGKADFVDGKMIFLQGSPILEEKNGVKLGRLSGIVAHFVPKYLQKNRMPSWETNCIEDWETKVNAIVEETFHENMSVISGIPSWVQMYFEKLHQKGGKPVGEIFKNFNLFIYGGVNYEPYRAKFENLIGRKVDSIELFPASEGFFAYQDSQKEKGMLLLLNAGIFYEFIKSDEFHTDSEDSGPKRYTIGEIELGVNYVLIISTNAGLWGYNIGDTVQFVSLKPYRIIVSGRIKHYISAFGEHVIGKEVESALQEAIVGTTVRINEFTVAPQISPAIGLPYHEWFIEFENEPEDSVAFAEAIDNAMRKQNMYYDDLIVGKVLQKLVVTPVIKNGFQDYMKSIGKLGGQNKIPRLSNDRKIVDLLKKE
- a CDS encoding peptidase is translated as MSKKRLKRTKIKENLFNKRRLIILNEDTFEETFSLKLTLMNVFVLATLGAIVITTVTTFIIAFTPLREFIPGYSSSKLKKDATELALKSDSLTIALKKNEAYIISIKKVLTGQLDYAKFNKDSILASSDAAVEPELLKASKEELELRKEVFKEEKNAQIGKNPVSKKEKSKK
- the tatA gene encoding twin-arginine translocase TatA/TatE family subunit, whose product is MGRLGVTEILVILAIVLLLFGGKKIPELMKGLGNGIKEFKNASKEDQAVVKKEEETKE
- a CDS encoding Tex family protein, giving the protein MTNIQYISKFVATTAINIQNTVQLLQEDCTIPFISRYRKDTTGNLDEVEIENISKFQKEYEVIVKRKEAILKSILEQNSLVPELKSKIENSYDLQEIEDFYLPFKKKKKTKADVARENGLEPLAKIIMAQGNDDINFISTKYLNENVINEEAALQGARDIIAEWINENIYVRKQLRRLYQRKATISTKVVKSKKEDENAQKFNHYFEWSEPLSKTPPHRLLAMLRAENEGYVKMKIEVDTDEAYDLIDEIILKKQSNSTSHVQLAIEDSFKRLLNPAISNESLQEAKVKADANSIQVFANNLGQLLLAPPLGEKRILAIDPGFRSGCKIVCLDEKGDLLYNETIYPHAPQKEEAMAMKKIRSMVNSYKIDAISIGNGTASRETEFFIKKIAFDKPVQVFIVSEAGASVYSASKIAREEFPNYDVTVRGSVSIGRRLSDPLAELVKIDPKAIGVGQYQHDVDQNKLKEELDNIVIRCVNSVGININTASKHLLSYVSGIGEKLAENIVTYRSENGPFTDRKQLKKVPRLGEKAYQQGVAFIRISNAKNPLDNSAVHPEAYGIVEKMAKDLKLTVNDLIANPEKIALIKPENYITPEIGLLGLKDIIKELEKPGLDPRKSAKVFEFDPNVKSIKDVKTGMILAGIVNNITNFGCFVDIGVKESGLVHISQLKAGFVNDVNEVVKLHQHVQVKVTEVDEDRKRIQLTMII